TGCGCCGACTTTATGACTGGACGATCTCGCTTGCTGCCCGAAAGTCTGCCGAATATTGGCTCGCTTTCATTGCTTTTGTAGAAAGCTCAGTTTTTCTCGTCCCAGCTGATGTGCTGTATCTGCCGATGGCGCTCGCCCGCCCCGAGCGGGCCTATCGCTATGCTTTGGTTGCAACCATATTTTCCGTTCTTGGCGGCATCGCAGGCTGGTATCTCGGCTACCATGCCTATGAGCAGGTCGCTAAACCCGTATTAGAAATGTATGGCAAGCTCGACACATTTGAGCAAATGCGCGGCACGACCAGCGCTGACATGATACTTCTGATGCTCATCACATCAGGACTGGCCCATTTGCCGCCTATCAAGGTGGTGACGATCCTATCGGGAGCCGCTGGCATCAACATCTGGCTGTTTATTGCATCGGCAATCGTGGCTCGCGGCGCACGCTTCTTCTTCCTTGCATGGCTGTTGAAGCGCTACGGTGAACCGATCCGTGGTTTTATCGAAAAGCGCCTCGGCCTTCTGGCTGGGCTGGTTGCCGTGGTGCTGATCGCGATGTTCCTGGCGGTTAAATATCTCCACGCCTGATTTTGCCTCAAGTCGGTCAAAATAAACTGATTGGAGACAAAGCAGCAATTTAGCTTATCTGGACCAAAGAGCATTTCCAGCAAAAGTGCGTGAGCTTTTTGCGTGAGGATAAATACTGAGAGCCGCTTCAGGGAATTTCATATGGCATTTGCACTCAACAAACCGGTCGGCAAAATTCAGGCTTGGTCCGCTGGCATCATGACAGTCGGATTGGCCGCAACCGTTGGAACCGCTCTCGGCTTCGAGCATCTGGCTGGGTTCATGCCCTGCAAG
This sequence is a window from Ochrobactrum quorumnocens. Protein-coding genes within it:
- a CDS encoding YqaA family protein; this encodes MLRRLYDWTISLAARKSAEYWLAFIAFVESSVFLVPADVLYLPMALARPERAYRYALVATIFSVLGGIAGWYLGYHAYEQVAKPVLEMYGKLDTFEQMRGTTSADMILLMLITSGLAHLPPIKVVTILSGAAGINIWLFIASAIVARGARFFFLAWLLKRYGEPIRGFIEKRLGLLAGLVAVVLIAMFLAVKYLHA